A single region of the Salvelinus sp. IW2-2015 linkage group LG20, ASM291031v2, whole genome shotgun sequence genome encodes:
- the LOC111980851 gene encoding protein lin-54 homolog isoform X2 has product MDVVSPELNSLLPDEIMDTEAIIMDDDPPSESPAASGQSQPSDDSPVPMDTDVPAVPEIVSLCSDAPPTQLTQAGTTPTGSTLCSTTSATQLLLTSSTVSSSSLTLRPATASTLTSTTPKTTSSLSRVSLTSGGLQKLSAPFTLSANHQIILNKVASSPGADITRSQGTTTTTTTPGGQQFMVTAIGKSGQPIVLQLPHTGSKSASVQGLGEANPQHFKVVTVSSASQVSTLQAQQLKTVQIAQKTQVSSAGPIKFVFTKAVNNKGLTAQTSVSNVITGRVLSTSSPVTPPRTITLSETLGSSSSNKIAISPLKSPSKLTVVSVASQVPNSPHKSVSLPLNMAHLGHQILLQQSTSTSPAKTMKPVQTVTVGGVGAPQFKTIFPLSTPSNVQQIQVPGSRFHYVRLVTATTGSSTGHAGSPITNSSMTAKPMVVNTTQVRMSVPIVPAQTMKQVVPKPLTSSGQVLTTQTQQRLIMPATSLPQIQPNLTNLPPGTVLAPGSGNMGYAVLPAQYVTQLQQSAYVTLASSSGFSTPTGIQTQARLPLNGLSTSGAAFRPRKPCNCTKSQCLKLYCDCFANGEFCQSCNCTNCFNNLEHETDRAKAIKACLDRNPEAFKPKIGKGKEGESDRRHSKGCNCKRSGCLKNYCECYEIVHSLVEVTCGADV; this is encoded by the exons ATGGACGTGGTGTCGCCAGAGCTGAACAGTCTGCTCCCTGATGAGATCATGGACACAGAGGCCATCATCATGGATGACGACCCCCCCTCCGAGTCCCCTGCAGCCTCTGGCCAATCACAGCCTAGTGACGACTCACCAGTCCCCATGGATACGGATGTGCCCGCTGTCCCAGAGATTGTAAGCCTGTGTTCGGACGCCCCTCCAACCCAGCTGACCCAAGCCGGGACCACCCCCACAGGttccaccctctgtagcaccaccTCTGCTACCCAGCTCCTCCTCACCTCTTCCACGgtttcatcctcctccctcaccttgCGACCCGCCACAGCCTCCACCCTAACCTCAACCACCCCTAAAACCACCAGCAGCCTCTCCCGGGTTAGTCTCACCTCRGGGGGCTTACAGAAGCTCTCAGCCCCCTTCACCCTCTCAGCCAACCACCAGATCATCCTCAACAAGGTGGCCTCATCCCCAGGCGCAGACATCACCAGGTCCCAaggcaccaccactactaccactactccaGGGGGCCAGCAGTTCATGGTGACGGCCATAGGGAAGTCTGGCCAGCCTATTGTGCTGCAGCTGCCCCACACAGGCTCCAAGTCTGCCTCAGTGCAGGGTCTGGGGGAGGCCAACCCGCAGCATTTCAAGGTGGTGACGGTCAGCTCCGCCAGTCAGGTATCCACCCTGCAGGCCCAGCAGCTGAAGACTGTACAG attgctcagaaaactcaGGTGTCGTCGGCTGGACCAATCAAGTTTGTCTTTACTAAAGCTGTCAACAACAAAGGTCTGACTGCCCAGACATCAGTATCCAATGTCATTACAG gtCGGGTCCTGTCCACAAGCAGCCCAGTGACCCCCCCGCGGACCATCACCCTCTCTGAGACCCTCGGCTCCAGCTCCAGCAACAAGATCGCCATCTCCCCCCTCAAGTCGCCCAGCAAG TTGACAGTGGTGTCGGTGGCCTCACAGGTCCCCAACTCCCCTCACAAGTCAGTGTCTCTGCCTCTCAACATGGCCCACCTGGGACATCAGATACTATTACAACAGTCTACATCCACCTCCCCAGCCAAG ACCATGAAGCCTGTGCAGACTGTGACGGTGGGAGGGGTGGGCGCCCCCCAATTTAAGACCATCTTTCCCCTGTCCACCCCGTCCAACGTGCAGCAGATCCAGGTGCCAGGCAGCCGCTTCCACTACGTCAGGCTGGTCACTGCCACCACGGGCAGCAGCACGGGACATGCCGGCAGCCCCATCACTAACTCATCCATGACAG CCAAGCCCATGGTGGTCAACACAACCCAAGTCAGGATGTCTGTCCCCATTGTCCCAGCACAGACAATGAAGCAG GTGGTGCCTAAGCCCTTGACATCGTCAGGCCAGGTGCTGACCACTCAGACCCAACAGAGGTTGATCATGCCCGCCACATCGCTACCCCAGATTCAGCCCAACCTCACCAACCTACCCCCGGGCACCGTGCTGGCGCCTGGCTCTGGGAACATGGGCTACGCCGTGCTGCCCGCACAATACGTCACACAG ctCCAGCAGTCGGCGTATGTGACTCTGGCCAGCAGCTCTGGGTTCTCCACCCCTACAGGCATCCAGACTCAGGCCAGACTGCCTCTCAATGG CTTATCAACATCGGGCGCTGCCTTCAGACCACGGAAGCCCTGTAACTGCACCAAGTCTCAGTGTCTCAAACT GTACTGTGACTGCTTTGCCAACGGGGAGTTCTGTCAGAGCTGTAACTGTACCAACTGCTTCAACAACCTGGAACACGAGACCGACCGAGCTAAAGCCATCAAG GCGTGTCTGGACCGTAACCCGGAGGCGTTCAAGCCGAAGATTGGTAAAGGTAAAGAGGGCGAGTCGGACCGCAGACACAGCAAAGGCTGCAACTGTAAACGCTCAGGCTGCCTGAAGAACTACTGCGAGTGTTACGag atcgttcacagccttgtggaagttacctgtggcgctgatgtttag
- the LOC111980851 gene encoding protein lin-54 homolog isoform X1, with product MDVVSPELNSLLPDEIMDTEAIIMDDDPPSESPAASGQSQPSDDSPVPMDTDVPAVPEIVSLCSDAPPTQLTQAGTTPTGSTLCSTTSATQLLLTSSTVSSSSLTLRPATASTLTSTTPKTTSSLSRVSLTSGGLQKLSAPFTLSANHQIILNKVASSPGADITRSQGTTTTTTTPGGQQFMVTAIGKSGQPIVLQLPHTGSKSASVQGLGEANPQHFKVVTVSSASQVSTLQAQQLKTVQIAQKTQVSSAGPIKFVFTKAVNNKGLTAQTSVSNVITGRVLSTSSPVTPPRTITLSETLGSSSSNKIAISPLKSPSKTMKPVQTVTVGGVGAPQFKTIFPLSTPSNVQQIQVPGSRFHYVRLVTATTGSSTGHAGSPITNSSMTAKPMVVNTTQVRMSVPIVPAQTMKQVVPKPLTSSGQVLTTQTQQRLIMPATSLPQIQPNLTNLPPGTVLAPGSGNMGYAVLPAQYVTQLQQSAYVTLASSSGFSTPTGIQTQARLPLNGLSTSGAAFRPRKPCNCTKSQCLKLYCDCFANGEFCQSCNCTNCFNNLEHETDRAKAIKACLDRNPEAFKPKIGKGKEGESDRRHSKGCNCKRSGCLKNYCECYEAKIMCSSTCKCVGCKNFEESPERKTLMHLADAAEVRVQQQTAAKTKLSSQISDLLTRTTPAITSGGGRMPYTFVTKEVAEVTCECLLEQAEQAELNQQPQATAERMILEEFGRCLMRIISSAGKTDCPSINC from the exons ATGGACGTGGTGTCGCCAGAGCTGAACAGTCTGCTCCCTGATGAGATCATGGACACAGAGGCCATCATCATGGATGACGACCCCCCCTCCGAGTCCCCTGCAGCCTCTGGCCAATCACAGCCTAGTGACGACTCACCAGTCCCCATGGATACGGATGTGCCCGCTGTCCCAGAGATTGTAAGCCTGTGTTCGGACGCCCCTCCAACCCAGCTGACCCAAGCCGGGACCACCCCCACAGGttccaccctctgtagcaccaccTCTGCTACCCAGCTCCTCCTCACCTCTTCCACGgtttcatcctcctccctcaccttgCGACCCGCCACAGCCTCCACCCTAACCTCAACCACCCCTAAAACCACCAGCAGCCTCTCCCGGGTTAGTCTCACCTCRGGGGGCTTACAGAAGCTCTCAGCCCCCTTCACCCTCTCAGCCAACCACCAGATCATCCTCAACAAGGTGGCCTCATCCCCAGGCGCAGACATCACCAGGTCCCAaggcaccaccactactaccactactccaGGGGGCCAGCAGTTCATGGTGACGGCCATAGGGAAGTCTGGCCAGCCTATTGTGCTGCAGCTGCCCCACACAGGCTCCAAGTCTGCCTCAGTGCAGGGTCTGGGGGAGGCCAACCCGCAGCATTTCAAGGTGGTGACGGTCAGCTCCGCCAGTCAGGTATCCACCCTGCAGGCCCAGCAGCTGAAGACTGTACAG attgctcagaaaactcaGGTGTCGTCGGCTGGACCAATCAAGTTTGTCTTTACTAAAGCTGTCAACAACAAAGGTCTGACTGCCCAGACATCAGTATCCAATGTCATTACAG gtCGGGTCCTGTCCACAAGCAGCCCAGTGACCCCCCCGCGGACCATCACCCTCTCTGAGACCCTCGGCTCCAGCTCCAGCAACAAGATCGCCATCTCCCCCCTCAAGTCGCCCAGCAAG ACCATGAAGCCTGTGCAGACTGTGACGGTGGGAGGGGTGGGCGCCCCCCAATTTAAGACCATCTTTCCCCTGTCCACCCCGTCCAACGTGCAGCAGATCCAGGTGCCAGGCAGCCGCTTCCACTACGTCAGGCTGGTCACTGCCACCACGGGCAGCAGCACGGGACATGCCGGCAGCCCCATCACTAACTCATCCATGACAG CCAAGCCCATGGTGGTCAACACAACCCAAGTCAGGATGTCTGTCCCCATTGTCCCAGCACAGACAATGAAGCAG GTGGTGCCTAAGCCCTTGACATCGTCAGGCCAGGTGCTGACCACTCAGACCCAACAGAGGTTGATCATGCCCGCCACATCGCTACCCCAGATTCAGCCCAACCTCACCAACCTACCCCCGGGCACCGTGCTGGCGCCTGGCTCTGGGAACATGGGCTACGCCGTGCTGCCCGCACAATACGTCACACAG ctCCAGCAGTCGGCGTATGTGACTCTGGCCAGCAGCTCTGGGTTCTCCACCCCTACAGGCATCCAGACTCAGGCCAGACTGCCTCTCAATGG CTTATCAACATCGGGCGCTGCCTTCAGACCACGGAAGCCCTGTAACTGCACCAAGTCTCAGTGTCTCAAACT GTACTGTGACTGCTTTGCCAACGGGGAGTTCTGTCAGAGCTGTAACTGTACCAACTGCTTCAACAACCTGGAACACGAGACCGACCGAGCTAAAGCCATCAAG GCGTGTCTGGACCGTAACCCGGAGGCGTTCAAGCCGAAGATTGGTAAAGGTAAAGAGGGCGAGTCGGACCGCAGACACAGCAAAGGCTGCAACTGTAAACGCTCAGGCTGCCTGAAGAACTACTGCGAGTGTTACGag GCCAAGATCATGTGCTCGTCTACCTGTAAGTGTGTGGGCTGTAAGAACTTTGAGGAGAGCCCTGAGAGGAAGACTCTGATGCACCTGGCCGACGCAGCTGAGGTCAGAGTTCAACAACAGACGGCAGCCAAGACCAAGCTGTCATCACAAATCTCAGACCTGCTTACACGGACCACTCCCGCCATCACCAGCGGAGGGGGGAG GATGCCCTATACGTTTGTGACGAAGGAGGTGGCGGAGGTGACGTGCGAGTGTCTGCTGGAGCAGGCTGAGCAGGCAGAGCTGAACCAGCAGCCCCAGGCCACCGCAGAGAGGATGATCCTGGAGGAGTTTGGACGCTGCCTCATGAGGATCATCAGCTCGGCGGGCAAGACAGACTGTCCCTCCATCAACTGCTAG